One genomic segment of Vibrio sp. SCSIO 43136 includes these proteins:
- the hemG gene encoding menaquinone-dependent protoporphyrinogen IX dehydrogenase yields the protein MKKALLLYSSREGQTQKILKAIENQLPEHQCETLDLHQLGSIDFADYDKVVIGASIRYGHLNKKLYQFIQTNLQQLNQHQPAFFCVNLTARKEDQGKDTPEGSAYIKTFLKKSPWQPKLIGVFAGALLYPRYGWFDRVMIRFIMSMTGGETDTSKEVEYTNWEKVALFGQKVREQG from the coding sequence ATGAAAAAAGCACTGCTTCTATATTCAAGCCGAGAAGGGCAAACTCAAAAAATTCTTAAAGCGATCGAGAATCAGTTGCCTGAACATCAGTGCGAGACTTTGGACCTGCATCAGTTAGGCTCAATCGACTTTGCAGACTACGATAAAGTTGTGATTGGTGCTTCAATTCGCTATGGACACCTAAATAAGAAGCTTTACCAGTTTATTCAGACCAATTTGCAACAGCTGAATCAGCACCAACCAGCGTTCTTTTGTGTCAACCTGACCGCACGAAAAGAAGACCAGGGTAAAGACACACCAGAGGGCAGTGCTTACATCAAGACGTTCTTGAAGAAATCCCCATGGCAGCCAAAGCTCATCGGAGTTTTTGCTGGTGCATTGCTCTACCCAAGATACGGTTGGTTCGACCGAGTCATGATCCGCTTTATTATGTCGATGACTGGTGGAGAGACGGATACAAGCAAAGAAGTGGAATACACCAACTGGGAAAAGGTGGCTTTATTCGGTCAAAAAGTGCGAGAACAGGGCTGA
- a CDS encoding TrkH family potassium uptake protein: MQFRSIIRIVGLLLALFSVSMLAPALVALIYRDGAGVPFVTTFFVLLACGGLFWFPNRRHKHELKSRDGFLIVVLFWTVIGSAGALPFLISDDPNISVTDAFFESFSALTTTGATVIVGLDELPKAILFYRQLLQWFGGMGIIVLAVAILPILGIGGMQLYRAEIPGPVKDTKMTPRIAETAKVLWYIYLSLTIACALAFWLAGMSAFDAICHSFSTIAIGGFSTHDASMAYFDSYAVNMITVVFLLISACNYSLHFAAFASGGVHPKYYFKDPEFRAFLFIQLMLFIICFSLLLKHHSYDSTYEAFDQALFQTVSISTTAGFTTTSFSEWPLFLPVLLLFSSFIGGCAGSTGGGMKVIRILLLTLQGARELKRLVHPRAVYTIKVGGSALSQRVVDAVWGFFSAYALVFVMCMLGLIATGMDELSAFSAVAATLNNLGPGLGDVALHFGDINDNAKWVLVVSMLFGRLEIFTLLILFTPTFWRS; this comes from the coding sequence ATGCAATTTCGTTCAATTATTCGCATCGTTGGCTTGTTGCTAGCGCTGTTTAGTGTCTCCATGTTAGCGCCAGCGTTAGTCGCACTCATCTATCGAGATGGTGCGGGTGTGCCGTTTGTCACCACATTTTTCGTGCTGCTCGCCTGTGGAGGCCTGTTTTGGTTTCCGAACCGCCGTCATAAACATGAGCTAAAGTCTCGTGATGGCTTTCTCATTGTGGTGCTGTTTTGGACCGTAATCGGTTCGGCAGGGGCACTGCCATTTTTGATCTCCGACGACCCGAATATCTCGGTCACTGACGCCTTCTTTGAGTCTTTCTCCGCTTTAACCACAACAGGGGCGACAGTCATTGTTGGGTTAGACGAACTACCTAAAGCGATTCTTTTTTACCGTCAGCTTCTGCAATGGTTTGGTGGTATGGGCATCATCGTTTTAGCGGTGGCCATTTTGCCTATCTTAGGTATCGGTGGCATGCAGCTCTACCGAGCAGAAATTCCAGGCCCAGTAAAAGATACCAAAATGACGCCTCGTATCGCTGAGACGGCAAAAGTGCTGTGGTATATCTACCTCAGTTTGACTATTGCCTGTGCTCTGGCGTTTTGGTTGGCAGGTATGAGTGCCTTTGACGCCATTTGTCACAGTTTCTCAACCATCGCCATTGGTGGTTTCTCTACTCACGATGCAAGCATGGCGTATTTTGATAGCTATGCGGTCAATATGATCACCGTTGTCTTCCTACTCATCTCTGCGTGCAACTATTCTCTGCATTTTGCTGCATTTGCGTCTGGTGGGGTTCATCCTAAGTACTATTTTAAAGATCCTGAGTTTCGAGCCTTCCTGTTTATCCAGCTAATGTTATTCATTATCTGTTTCTCTTTGTTGCTTAAGCACCACAGCTACGATTCGACTTATGAAGCTTTTGACCAAGCACTATTTCAGACGGTTTCGATCTCGACGACTGCTGGCTTTACCACCACCAGTTTCTCCGAGTGGCCACTATTCTTACCTGTACTGCTACTGTTCTCCTCTTTTATAGGTGGTTGCGCGGGGTCTACAGGTGGCGGCATGAAAGTTATTCGTATCTTACTCCTGACCCTGCAAGGTGCCCGTGAACTCAAACGATTGGTTCACCCTCGTGCTGTCTATACCATTAAAGTCGGTGGCAGCGCCCTGTCTCAGAGAGTTGTCGATGCCGTGTGGGGCTTTTTCTCCGCATACGCCCTAGTGTTTGTAATGTGCATGCTGGGTTTGATTGCCACCGGGATGGATGAGCTGTCTGCATTTTCTGCCGTTGCAGCGACACTGAATAACCTAGGACCAGGCTTAGGCGATGTCGCTTTGCACTTTGGTGATATCAATGACAACGCCAAATGGGTACTGGTGGTATCTATGCTATTTGGCCGTTTGGAAATCTTCACATTGCTCATACTGTTCACCCCAACGTTTTGGCGTAGCTAA
- a CDS encoding YigZ family protein codes for MNSKPYLIPAEPVSFEEEIKKSVFITYLAHTPSIDSAKAFVEQIKRKHADARHNCWGFVAGRPEDSMKYGFSDDGEPSGTAGKPILAQLSGSGVGEITAVVTRYSGGIKLGTGGLVKAYGGGVQQALKLLQTIEKKITTNVLLTLDYSLMPIAQTVMGQFEATTVNADYQSQVLLTVELELSKVEEFRVAIINKSGAKIGVASQEATKE; via the coding sequence ATGAATTCCAAGCCTTACCTGATCCCTGCAGAGCCAGTGAGCTTTGAAGAAGAAATAAAGAAGAGTGTCTTTATTACTTATCTTGCGCATACCCCATCCATCGACAGCGCCAAAGCCTTTGTTGAGCAGATAAAGCGCAAGCACGCGGATGCTAGGCATAATTGCTGGGGATTTGTGGCGGGTCGCCCAGAGGACTCGATGAAATACGGGTTCAGTGATGATGGTGAACCTTCAGGCACCGCAGGTAAGCCTATCTTGGCGCAGTTATCAGGATCTGGAGTAGGAGAAATCACGGCGGTGGTGACTCGTTATTCTGGTGGCATTAAGTTAGGAACGGGTGGTTTGGTCAAAGCTTATGGTGGCGGGGTGCAACAAGCGCTCAAGCTGCTTCAAACAATCGAGAAAAAAATCACCACAAATGTTTTGCTGACGTTAGACTATTCGCTTATGCCTATTGCTCAAACTGTTATGGGGCAATTTGAAGCGACGACGGTTAACGCTGACTATCAAAGCCAAGTGTTGCTAACCGTTGAGCTGGAGCTAAGCAAGGTCGAGGAATTTCGCGTAGCGATAATCAATAAAAGTGGCGCAAAAATTGGCGTCGCCTCTCAAGAAGCAACTAAGGAATAG